The Bradyrhizobium betae genomic interval TCCATCGCGAGCTCGCGCGAGCGCGCTTCGAGGCGGCGCGCGAGCTTCGGCGAGATGTTGTTGTAATGCACCGCGCGCTCGAGGAAGCGCGGCGCTGCGCCCGAGACGTTACGTTCGGCCGCAGCGATATGGTCGTGCAGATTGCGGCCGAGATAGTGCCACTTGCCGTCGTCCTCGCCTGATGGGACGAAGGCGGCCTCGACCAGCTCGATCTCGTCGGACGCGTTGATGGTGACGAGCTTGCGGTCGACCCATTCGTCGAGCACCGCGCGCGGGCGCACGTCCTTGGTGACGGAGGCGACGAGCTGCTCGAACGACGGCGCATCGCCCTCGGCCGTGCGCGGCAGGGCCAGCGGCTCGCCCTTCGCATCGGTGAACTCGGGCGCGGCGAGCCAGCGCGCGATCACGGCGCTCGTCAGCGACACCGCCGCCGGCGTCTCGTTCACGGGCGCGCCGGCGCCGCGCAGCCGCGCCACCTCCTTGCGATGGACGCCGGTGAGCAGGCTGACGCGGCTGTCGGTCTGCTCCTTGCCTTCCAGCGCGAAATCATGCTCGGCGACGTTGACGAACAGCTCGCGAAGCAGTTGCGCCAGCGCCGGAAAGGTCATGCCGCTGCGGATGCAGAGCCGCACGAGCGGGCGCAGCAGCCGCGCCAGCGGCGCGTGCAGCTTCGCGGCGGCATCCGGCTGCGCAGCCGCTGCTTTGGACCCGGACTTGGCGTTCATGTCTGAATTGTACCTGCGCCACACGTGGGACACAATCCCACATTTTCCCATTTTGCATTTGACGTGGTAAATTTTCCCACATATACGAGACGCCACTGAGGGGCGCGACGTAAAGGGACACACACCCATGGCTGACCGCTTGGTCCGCAATTCCAGCTCGCTACGTGCCGTGCCGGCTCCCGACCGGGGGCACGGCACAATCGAGCCGATCCTGCCGGCGCTGCTGCGCGGCGTGATCTTCCTCTCGGTGCTGGCCGCACCGTTCGTCGCAGCACTTCTCGCAGGCTGACGCCGCCATGCATCACAGCCAGGAAACCTTGCAGGAAGTCTTGCCCGAAATCCCGCGCCGCCCGTCGGTGCTCCACATCTTCAAGATCTATTATCCCGACCTGTTCGGCGGCACGCTGACGGTGATCCGCGACATCTGCGCCAGCCTGAAGGACGCCTTTGCCTCAGCCGTGCTGGTCTGCTCACAATCGGCCGAGCCGCGCGCGCTCGTCGTCAACGACGTGCCGGTCGAGCGCGTCCGCTCGTTCGGCAACCTGTTGTCGCTCCCCGCCGCCCCGACCTATCCGTGGCGGCTGTGGCGCAAAATCGCCGAGCACGATCTGCTCGCGCTCCACGCGCCCTTCCCGCTCGCCGATCTCGTTTTCGCGCTGGGATTCGGCGCCAAACGGCCGCTGGTGGTGCACTGGCACGCCGACATCGTCACCCATGCCGGCCTGCGCTGGTTCGTCGAACCGTTGATGCGGCGAACCCTGCGCCGGGCCAGGGCGATCATCGTGTCGGACCACGTCCTGGTCGAGACCACGCCGCTGCTGCGCGAATTCGACGACAAATGCCATGTCGTGCCGTTCGGCATCGACACCTCCGGTTACGACTGCCCGCAGATCGAGCCGAACCATGTCAACGACCGCGGCCGGCTCGTGCTCGCCTGCGGCCGGCTGGTGCCCTACAAGGGGTTCGACATGCTGATCCGCGCCGCCGTCAACCGCAAGTTCGAAGTCTGGATCATCGGAGAAGGCTCCGAACGAGCGCGGCTGGAGCAGTTGATCGGGGAGCTCGGTGTCGGCGATCGCGTCCGCCTGCTCGGTTCGGTCAGCGACGGCGAGCGCGTCAAGCTGATGTGCCTGTCCGACGTCTTCGTGATGTCGTCGGTGACCAACGCCGAGACCTTTGGTCTGGTCCAGCTCGAGGCCATGGCCGCCGGGCGCCCGGTCGTGAACACGGCACTCGATACGGCCGTGCCGCGCGTCGCCCGCCACGGCATGGAAGCCATCACCGTGCCGCCCGGCAATCCGGACATGCTCGGGGACGCCATCGACACCCTCATCCACGACCCCGAGCGCCGCCGGCGCATGGGATTGTCGGCCCGCACCCGCGCGCTCACCCGCTATTCCACCACGGCCTTCCGGGAAGGCATGGAAACCGTCTACCGCAACGCCGTCACCGCGCCCTGCAGGGAATCGGCAGCCGCGGCCGAGCCGCCGCAGGCGACGGGCTGGCAGGACAGCGTCCGGATCGCGGCCGCCTTGGCCTGGTCCGACATGCGGCACCGTTACGTGCGCTCGCTGCTCGGACCGTTCTGGATGTCGCTGCAGATGGCGATCGTGGTCGTCGTGCTGGGCTCGGTGATCGGCCAGATCTCGAACGCCGACATCCTGTCGCGGCTCCCCATGCTGGCGCTGTCGATGACGGCCTGGACCTTCCTCAACAGCGTGGTGCTGGACGCGACCACGGCGCTGCAGAACTCCGCGAGCCTGATCCGCGACCGGGCATTGCCGCCGGTGATCTTCCTGCTGCAATGCACGTTCCGCCAGGGACTGTTCGCGCTGCATAACGCCTGCGTGCCGCTGCTGCTGTGGCTCGTCCTGTCGCCCCACGACCTCTCTCACGCGCTGGCGGCGCTGCCCGGATTGCTGCTGTTCGTGGCCTGTACCTTCGCCCTGAGCCTCGTCCTTGGCGCGATGGCAACGCGCTATCGCGACCTCAAGCCGATCATCGAATCCACGCTGATGCTCGCCTTCCTCGCCTCGCCCGTGATCTGGTCAGCCGAAATGATCAACCACCGCGCGACGGTGATGCGGCTCAATCCCCTGACGCACCTGTTCGCGGTGTGGCGCGAGCCGCTTGCGGGCGGCCATGTCGACCCCACCAGCCTCGTCTACGTCCTCGTCACCCTGGCGCTGCTGATCTTTGCGAGCGTGCTGACGCTGGTTCACCTGCGCAAAGCCGCATTCTGGATCTGACCATGGTCTCGATCAGCCTGCGCAACGTCTGTCTCGACTATCCGCTCTACGGCGCCTACGACTTCTCGCTGAAGCGGCGGCTGCTCGGCCACCTGATCCGCGAGCCGGGCGAGATGCGGACCATCCGCGCCGTCGACAATGTCACGATCGAGGCCGAGCCCGGCGCCCGCATCGGGCTTGCCGGCCCCAACGGCTCCGGCAAGTCGACGCTGCTGCGTCTCATCGCCGGCGTGTACCCGCCGAGCAGCGGCCGTCTCGCCGTCAGGGGCAACATCGTGCCCCTGCTCGGCCTGAACGCCGGCGTTAACCTGGACTTCGTGGCGGAGGACAACATCGCGCTGCTGCTGCGGATCAGCGGCCGCAAGCCGACCCGCAGCGTGATCGACGAGATCTGGGCGTTCACCGAGCTCGAGACGCGGATGCAGCGGCTGCCCTTGCGGATGTTCTCCTCGGGAATGCTCATGCGGGTGCTGTTCGCCACCGCCACCGCCTTCCCGGCCGACATCCTCCTGCTCGACGAATGGCTCAGCGTCGTCGACGAGCATTTTGCCGAGAAGGCCGAGCGGCGGCTGCAACACCTCGTCGCGCAGGCGGCGATCGTGATCATCGCCTCGCACGACCAGCCGCTGCTGCGCCGCATCTGCTCCAGCATCATCAACCTCGATCACGGCCGCATCGCCTCGACCGTGACGGTCGAGCCGCCTGCCACGCACGCCTTCGAGCTCCGCGAGAAACGCGCATGAAACAGACCATCCTCGTCGTCTCCGAGGCGCTGGGCGAGCCCAACCACAAGCGCGGCATCTTCCACTTCACGCGCGAGCTGATGCGCTCGCTCGCGGCCGAGGGCCATGAGCTGACGCTGCTGGTCGAGACCTCGCGGCGCTATCGCAAGCTGCGCCGGCGCGAGCTGCGGACAAAGCTGTTTCCGTCGGAGGCGCGCAACATCGAGCTGCTCGCACTCTATCGTTTCCTTGACGAGATCAACATGGCCGAGCCGCTGGCGCGCAACGGCCTGCGGTGCACGCTCGACTGGTTGCGCCACAAGGCGGCCATGTCGGTATCGCCGGACTACGTCCTCTGCTTCCTGCGCGCCATCGGACTGCGCGGATTGAATGCCCGGCGGATCGAGAACAAGACCGGCGCGATCGAATACGTCCCGCCCGACCTGCGCCACCTCGAGCTGTTCCGCGAGTTCCAGCTCGAGCCCGGCTTCTACAGCTATCAGGATTCCTCCGCCTTCTTCCTGCTGCCGCCGCCGCGGGTCGACGCGCGCGACTACGACGTCATCGTGGTGGACACGCCGACGCGGGTCGCGATCCGGCGCAAACCGGGCGCCAAGGTGATCTGCGTGGTCCACGATCTGCTGCCGCTCACCGACCTCAAGCTCAGCGACGTCGCGACACGGCTGTTCCTGTCGCGCTTGTTCACCAGCCTGCGGCAGGCCGACGAGCTCGCCTTCGTCTCAAACTACAGCATGATGCGGTTCAGGGACCTGTTGCCGCAATTTGCCCACCTGCCGGCGCGGGTCGTGTATCCCCGCACCCGGTTCGACGCCCCGGATGTCCTGCACCTGCCAGCCCCGTCGGGGCGTCCGGGGCGGCCGAGCTTTGTCGTCATCGTCTCGAACGAACCGCGCAAGAACGTCGCCACCGTCATCCGCGCCTTCCGCGGCGTGCCGCAGGCCGACCTCGTCGTGATCGGCTATGCCGGCGAGATCAACCGGATGCGCAATCTGCCGCCGAACGTCCGCTTTGCCGGCTATGTCGACGAGCATGAGAAGGCCGCCCTCATTGCCGAAGCCCACGGGCTGATCATGCCGAGCTTCGCCGAAGGCTTTGGCGTGCCGATCATCGAGGCGCTGGCCGCGAATACGCCGGTGCTGTGCTCTGATATCGCGGTGTTCCGCGAGGTCGCGGGCGAACTTGCGGACTATTTCGACCCGTTCTCGACCGACTCGATCGCGGCCTCCGTCACCCGCGTGCTGGCGCGGCAGGAGGAGTGCCGCGGCAGGATCAAGGCGCGGCGCAGCGAGCTCGCCGCGCGCTTCGGCTACGAGAGCCAGGCCCGCGATTTCCTCGGACATGAGGTGCACAGCGACAGCCTCGCCGCCGCACAGCTGGCATCGTAGGGATGAACGCCGAATACGGACATGGCCGCCGGCCCGCCCTCGGCAATTCGGCCGCGCTGAAGGGGACCACCGATGGGCTCGCCGTCCTGATCGCGGCCTCGCTGCCCTGGTCGACCACGGCGCCGTCGATCCTCGTCGGCCTCTGGCTGCTGGCGGTGACGCCGACGATCGATTGGCGCGCCTACGGGCGGCAGCTCGCCCGGCCCGCGTTCGCGCTGCCCTTTGCCTTCCTGCTGCTCGCCCTCGTCGGGACGCTCTGGTCCGACGGTGCGTGGGCGGACCGGCTGTATGCGATCAAGCCGGTCGCCAAGCTCGTGCTGATCCCGGCGCTGCTCTACCATTTCAGCCGGTCGGAGCGCGGCCTATGGGTCTGCCTCGCCTTTCTCGGCTCCTGCGCGCTGCTTGCGGTCTATTCCTGGATCGTGTTGCTCGATCCCGCCTGGAAGATCACCACGACGGCGTCGGCGGGCGTTCCCGTCAAGAACTACATCGACCAGAGCCAGGAATTCACCCTCTGCGCCTTTGCGCTTGCGCTGCCCGCGCTGAATTTCTGGCGCGACAGACGCATGGTCGCCACGGCCGCGTGCCTGGCGCTGATCCTGCTGTTCGTCACCAACATGGTGTTCGTCGCATCCGCCCGCACGGCGCTGCTCTGCATCGCCGTGCTGCTCGCCCTGTTTGCCTGGAAGCACCTCAGTCAGCGGGCGGCACTGCTCCTGCTCGCGGGCGCTGTCGCCGCGAGCGCGCTGGCCTGGACGACGTCGCCCTATCTGCGCCAGCGCATCACCGACATCGCGGTCGAATATCACCGTGGCCATGAGGACCTCAGCCGCGCCTCGACCGCGCAGCGGCTGACCTATTGGCGCAAGGCGCTCCACGCCTTCACCGAGGCGCCCTTGATCGGCCATGGCACCGGCTCGATCAAGCGGCAGTTCGAGCGCGCCGCTACCAGCGGCAGCAGCCTCGATGCGGAGATCGTCAGCAATCCGCACAACCAGACCCTCAACGTCGCCATGCAATGGGGCCTGCTCGGAGTAGTCCTTCTCTATGCGATGTGGATTGCCCACCTTCGCCTGTTCATGGAAGGAGATGCCCTGGGCCAAGGTCTTGCCGCCTGGATCGGCCTCGTCGCCGTCGTTCAGAACATCGCGAGCTCGCTGCTGAACTCGCATCTGTTCGATTTCCACGAGGGGTGGATGTATGTGCTCTGCGTCGGCGTCGCCGGCGGCATGGTGCTGAAGACCAGGGCCGGCGCTGAATCCTGACTACTGGCTGCGCTCGTGGCCGACCTCGCCCGTGATGACGTCGCCGAACAGCTCCCAGGCCTGCCCGTTGAAGCGCATCAACTGCATCTGCTCGATCGGGAAGTAATCATCTGCCGATGTGTTCACCATGATGCCGGGCAGCATCAGATCGGTGTGGAAATTCTTCAGGCTGGTGGCCTGCTTCATCGCGTTCTCGCGCGTGAGGTTGTCGCCGCATTGCTTCAGCACCTGCGCCATCGCCTCGGCCTGCACATAGCCATACAGGTTGTTGGCATTGGCCTTGTCGCCATCGGGGTAATATTTGTCCATGAATTCGCGCCACTTCACCACGGCCGGGTCCTTGTCCCAGGTCGGATCGGTCGGGTCCTTGAGATACGCGGTCGAGATGATGTCTTTCGCATAGTCGAGCCCGGCGGGCTTCAGTACCGATGCGATCGACGTGGCCGTGTTGGCGAGGAAGAATTTCGGCTTCCAGCCGAGCTCGCCGACCTTCCGGATCGCCTGCGCCGAACCCTTTGGCGCGGCCCACGAGAAGAAGATGTCCGCGCCGGAATCGTGCAGGGCGACGATCTGCGAGTCGATCGAGGGATCGCTGACCTCGTAGGACTTGTCGGCGATGATCATGCCGGCCTTGTCGCCGAGACCGTCCTTCAGGCCCTTGAACTGGTCCTTCCCCGCGTCGTCATTTTGCCAGAGCACAGCGATCTTGCTATTCGGAAACTTGTCACGGATGTATTTCGCGTAGATCCGCCCCTCGCTCTGGTAGTTCGGCTGAAAGCCCATGGTCCACGGGAAGTTCTTGGGATCGCCGAACTTGGTGCCGCCGGAGGCGACGAACAGCTGCGGCACCTTCTTGGCGTTCATGTATTTCATGATCGCGGAGTTCGAGGGTGTGCCGAGCGGCTGGAAGATCAGCAGGACCTCATCGCTCTCGACCAGCTTGCGCGCCTGCTCGATCGCCTTCGGCGGCGAATAGGCATCGTCATAGCTGATGAAGGTGATCTTGCGGCCGTTGATGCCGCCCTGGTCGTTGATCATCCTGAAGAAGGCTGCCTCGGTCTTACCGATCACGCCATAGGACGAGGCCGGCCCGCTATAGGGCATGATGTTGCCGATCTTCACTTCAGTGTCGGTGGCGCCGGGGTCGTATTTCTTCTGCGCCGAGGCCGGTGTCGTGACGAGCACGCCGGCAGCAAGCATGGCGAGGGCAGCAAGGTTTTTGCGACGACCCGGCATCGTTCTCTCCCCTGTGTTTTGTAGTCTTGTTTTGTGGAGAGTGTCGCAAGCAGGATAGCGGCTGGCAAGCGCTACGATTTTCCGCGCGGTGAAACGGCGATCTGGAACTTATAGCGTGCGCCGCAGCAGATGCAGAATGCGCCCGTCGATCACCAGCAGCGCGCTGCCGATGACGATTGCGCCGATGACTTCCTGCACCGAAATCGCCTCACCGAGTACAAGCCAGCCGAGAAGGATGGACGTCACCGGAACGAGCAATGTCCCCAGCATGACATTCGTCCCACCCGAGCGCTGCAGCACCCTGAAGAAGATGATGTAGCCCAATGCCGTCGACAGACCGGCGAGGCCGAGCACGGCGAGCCAGGTCGCGATCCCCGGCATCGGAAGACGCCACGGCTGCTCCGTCGCGCCGGCGACGATCGCCATCATCAGCGTCGAGGCGATCAACTGAAAAGCTGCGGCGCCAAGCGGCGGCACGTTCTTGAGCAATCGCCGCGCGGCGAGCGCCGCAAAGCCATAGCTGAACGCACCGCCAAGTCCGAGCAGAATGCCGAGCCCCTGCCCCGGTCTGGTCTCGATGCCCCATCCGCGCAGGATGATCACGCCGAGAAGGCCGAGCGCCACGCCGGCGACGGGGCGCATCTGCAAGGCTTCCTCGCCTGCGGCGGCCATCACCATGACAGTAAACAGCGGCGTGGTCGCATTCAGGATCGACGCCAGTCCACTCGGAATGAAGGTCTGGCCGATCACGATCAACGAGAATGGAATGACGTTGTTGAGCAACCCGATCGTGACGAACGGTGTCCAGCCCGTCAGCCCCCTGGGAAAAGCGATCCCCCGCATGCGCAGGAGCGGCAGCAGGATGGCCGCGCCGAGCGCGACGCGCAGGAACACCAGTGTCAGCGGCGGCAATTCCCGCAGCGCCGCGCCGTTGAAGAAGAACGATCCGCCCCAGAGCACCGAGAGCACGGCGAGCAGCGACCAGTCTCGCGCGTCGATCCGGTTGTCGTTCGGGGACATGGGTTTCACCTCGGTGGCTGAGCTAGCCCAAGCCACCAGATAGCGCCACCCGATTTCCGGTGAAACGATAACTGCTCTGGCAGGTCGGCCTGTTAGGTCTTTTCGCGCTTGCGCGCATCGCCAACAATATCGGCGACGACCGCGCCGATCACCAGAGCGGCGCCAATCAGCGCATGCACCGCAGGTACCTCCCGAAAGGCTACCCACACCCAGAACGGCATCAGCGGCGTCTCCAGCGTCGCGATCAGGGAGGCCTGTCCCGAGGGCAGCAGGCGTGAGCCGAGCATGTAGAACGTCAGACCGAGCGCGACCTGAAGGCAGCCGAACATGGCAAGGATCGCAAGGCTGTTGCCGCCGACATGAGCGATGTCGCGGGCGAATGGAAGGCTGACGAGGCTGCCCAAAAAGTTCGACAGCGCCGCTGCCGCCACCATCGATGTCTCGCGATGGCGCCGGATCACCACCGTCATGGCGGAGATCGCGAGCACCATCAGGCAGCTCAGGGCCAGGCCGCCGATATCGGCGCCGGCCTGCACGCCGCCGACCGTGATGACCACTCCGGCAAAAGCCATCAGGCTCGCAATCAGCGTGCGCCATCTCGCGGCTTCACCGAGCCACAGCCACGCCAGTGCAGCCGCGACGAAGGGCTGGGTCGCGATCAGCACCGCGACGTTCATCACCTTGGTCATCTGAAGCGCGGGGATGAACGAGACCATGCCGATGGTCGACAACGAGGCGACGAGCAAGCCGTCGCGTCCCGGGGCAATCAATTGCCGCAACGCGCCTGGTCCCTGCATCAGGACGAGAAGCGCCGAGATCATGCTGCCGGCGAACACGCCGCGCCAGAACAGGATGGTCCAGGGATCGAACGGCAGCAACCGGGTGAAAAACGGCGCCGTGCTCCAGGCAACCGCGGCGGCGATGACGAGGGCAATGCCGAGACCGCGTTCCGAACGAGGCAGCCCCATGTGGATGTACCGACTAAGACGGCTTCTTCGGCCGCGACACCAGCTCGATCATCCTGCCTTCGTCGTCATCAGGCATGGCGGCCTTCGCCTGCGCGTAGGACTCGACCGCGGCGCGCGAGACCAGCGGCTTGTCGGCCAGCAGGCTCTCCGCGAGCTTGACGGCATAGGCGGCATCCTTGTGCCGCAGCGCCGCCGTGAAGGTCGCGCCGCTGAAATCGCGGGCGACCATGCGCTTGGAGTGGCGTTGCACCTGCGGGCTGGCGGCCACACCTGCCTGGATCGATTCCAGCACCAGGTTCATGTCGAGCCCGGCCTGCTCCGCGATCGCAAGACCCTCGGCGAGGCCGGCGATCTGGATCGCGCCCATCAAATTGTTGATGAGCTTGTAGACCGTGCCGGCGCCGACTGGTCCGAAATGGCGGATGGTCGAGCCGATGGGATCGAGATAGGGCCGCGCGCGATCGAGGTCGGCCGCGTTGGCGCCGACCAGCAGCGTCAGTTTTCCGGCGGCGGCCGCATCCGGCAAACCCGTCACGGGGCAATCGAGATAGATGAGGCTGCGCGCGTTGAGTTCGCGGCCCATCTCGCAGGCGTGGTCATAGGAGACGGTGGAGCATTCGATCGCGATGGTGCCGGCCTTCGCCGTCTTGGCCGCACCCTTGGGGCCAAGCCAGACCGCGCGCGAGGCGTCGTCATCGGCGACCATGGTCACGACCGCGTCGGCATCGATCGCGGCATCCTCTGGCGAGGTCGCCCAATGTGCGCCGCGCGCGATCAGGTCGTCCGCTTTTGCCTTGCTGCGATTCCACAGCGTCACCGTGAAGCCGGCATCGAGATAGCGGCCGGCCATGCCATGGCCCATCCGCCCAAGCCCGATGAAGGCAACGCGCGGCATCAATCCACGTCCTCGATGTCAGCGCCCGGGGTGCCGAAGGCACGCTGCGCCAGCGTCGCGGCCATGAAGTCGTCGAGCTCGCCGTTGAGCACACCCGAGGTGTCGGAGGTCTGCACGCCCGTACGCAGATCCTTCACCATCTGGTAGGGCTGTAGCACGTAGGAGCGGA includes:
- a CDS encoding DUF6502 family protein encodes the protein MNAKSGSKAAAAQPDAAAKLHAPLARLLRPLVRLCIRSGMTFPALAQLLRELFVNVAEHDFALEGKEQTDSRVSLLTGVHRKEVARLRGAGAPVNETPAAVSLTSAVIARWLAAPEFTDAKGEPLALPRTAEGDAPSFEQLVASVTKDVRPRAVLDEWVDRKLVTINASDEIELVEAAFVPSGEDDGKWHYLGRNLHDHIAAAERNVSGAAPRFLERAVHYNNISPKLARRLEARSRELAMDALKTANREANRALAKDKGGEARWNFGIYIYSEDADDEGESREGGKEGGSS
- a CDS encoding glycosyltransferase, which produces MHHSQETLQEVLPEIPRRPSVLHIFKIYYPDLFGGTLTVIRDICASLKDAFASAVLVCSQSAEPRALVVNDVPVERVRSFGNLLSLPAAPTYPWRLWRKIAEHDLLALHAPFPLADLVFALGFGAKRPLVVHWHADIVTHAGLRWFVEPLMRRTLRRARAIIVSDHVLVETTPLLREFDDKCHVVPFGIDTSGYDCPQIEPNHVNDRGRLVLACGRLVPYKGFDMLIRAAVNRKFEVWIIGEGSERARLEQLIGELGVGDRVRLLGSVSDGERVKLMCLSDVFVMSSVTNAETFGLVQLEAMAAGRPVVNTALDTAVPRVARHGMEAITVPPGNPDMLGDAIDTLIHDPERRRRMGLSARTRALTRYSTTAFREGMETVYRNAVTAPCRESAAAAEPPQATGWQDSVRIAAALAWSDMRHRYVRSLLGPFWMSLQMAIVVVVLGSVIGQISNADILSRLPMLALSMTAWTFLNSVVLDATTALQNSASLIRDRALPPVIFLLQCTFRQGLFALHNACVPLLLWLVLSPHDLSHALAALPGLLLFVACTFALSLVLGAMATRYRDLKPIIESTLMLAFLASPVIWSAEMINHRATVMRLNPLTHLFAVWREPLAGGHVDPTSLVYVLVTLALLIFASVLTLVHLRKAAFWI
- a CDS encoding ABC transporter ATP-binding protein gives rise to the protein MVSISLRNVCLDYPLYGAYDFSLKRRLLGHLIREPGEMRTIRAVDNVTIEAEPGARIGLAGPNGSGKSTLLRLIAGVYPPSSGRLAVRGNIVPLLGLNAGVNLDFVAEDNIALLLRISGRKPTRSVIDEIWAFTELETRMQRLPLRMFSSGMLMRVLFATATAFPADILLLDEWLSVVDEHFAEKAERRLQHLVAQAAIVIIASHDQPLLRRICSSIINLDHGRIASTVTVEPPATHAFELREKRA
- a CDS encoding glycosyltransferase family 4 protein, translated to MKQTILVVSEALGEPNHKRGIFHFTRELMRSLAAEGHELTLLVETSRRYRKLRRRELRTKLFPSEARNIELLALYRFLDEINMAEPLARNGLRCTLDWLRHKAAMSVSPDYVLCFLRAIGLRGLNARRIENKTGAIEYVPPDLRHLELFREFQLEPGFYSYQDSSAFFLLPPPRVDARDYDVIVVDTPTRVAIRRKPGAKVICVVHDLLPLTDLKLSDVATRLFLSRLFTSLRQADELAFVSNYSMMRFRDLLPQFAHLPARVVYPRTRFDAPDVLHLPAPSGRPGRPSFVVIVSNEPRKNVATVIRAFRGVPQADLVVIGYAGEINRMRNLPPNVRFAGYVDEHEKAALIAEAHGLIMPSFAEGFGVPIIEALAANTPVLCSDIAVFREVAGELADYFDPFSTDSIAASVTRVLARQEECRGRIKARRSELAARFGYESQARDFLGHEVHSDSLAAAQLAS
- a CDS encoding O-antigen ligase family protein, producing MNAEYGHGRRPALGNSAALKGTTDGLAVLIAASLPWSTTAPSILVGLWLLAVTPTIDWRAYGRQLARPAFALPFAFLLLALVGTLWSDGAWADRLYAIKPVAKLVLIPALLYHFSRSERGLWVCLAFLGSCALLAVYSWIVLLDPAWKITTTASAGVPVKNYIDQSQEFTLCAFALALPALNFWRDRRMVATAACLALILLFVTNMVFVASARTALLCIAVLLALFAWKHLSQRAALLLLAGAVAASALAWTTSPYLRQRITDIAVEYHRGHEDLSRASTAQRLTYWRKALHAFTEAPLIGHGTGSIKRQFERAATSGSSLDAEIVSNPHNQTLNVAMQWGLLGVVLLYAMWIAHLRLFMEGDALGQGLAAWIGLVAVVQNIASSLLNSHLFDFHEGWMYVLCVGVAGGMVLKTRAGAES
- a CDS encoding ABC transporter substrate-binding protein, with amino-acid sequence MPGRRKNLAALAMLAAGVLVTTPASAQKKYDPGATDTEVKIGNIMPYSGPASSYGVIGKTEAAFFRMINDQGGINGRKITFISYDDAYSPPKAIEQARKLVESDEVLLIFQPLGTPSNSAIMKYMNAKKVPQLFVASGGTKFGDPKNFPWTMGFQPNYQSEGRIYAKYIRDKFPNSKIAVLWQNDDAGKDQFKGLKDGLGDKAGMIIADKSYEVSDPSIDSQIVALHDSGADIFFSWAAPKGSAQAIRKVGELGWKPKFFLANTATSIASVLKPAGLDYAKDIISTAYLKDPTDPTWDKDPAVVKWREFMDKYYPDGDKANANNLYGYVQAEAMAQVLKQCGDNLTRENAMKQATSLKNFHTDLMLPGIMVNTSADDYFPIEQMQLMRFNGQAWELFGDVITGEVGHERSQ
- a CDS encoding DMT family transporter gives rise to the protein MSPNDNRIDARDWSLLAVLSVLWGGSFFFNGAALRELPPLTLVFLRVALGAAILLPLLRMRGIAFPRGLTGWTPFVTIGLLNNVIPFSLIVIGQTFIPSGLASILNATTPLFTVMVMAAAGEEALQMRPVAGVALGLLGVIILRGWGIETRPGQGLGILLGLGGAFSYGFAALAARRLLKNVPPLGAAAFQLIASTLMMAIVAGATEQPWRLPMPGIATWLAVLGLAGLSTALGYIIFFRVLQRSGGTNVMLGTLLVPVTSILLGWLVLGEAISVQEVIGAIVIGSALLVIDGRILHLLRRTL
- a CDS encoding DMT family transporter — its product is MGLPRSERGLGIALVIAAAVAWSTAPFFTRLLPFDPWTILFWRGVFAGSMISALLVLMQGPGALRQLIAPGRDGLLVASLSTIGMVSFIPALQMTKVMNVAVLIATQPFVAAALAWLWLGEAARWRTLIASLMAFAGVVITVGGVQAGADIGGLALSCLMVLAISAMTVVIRRHRETSMVAAAALSNFLGSLVSLPFARDIAHVGGNSLAILAMFGCLQVALGLTFYMLGSRLLPSGQASLIATLETPLMPFWVWVAFREVPAVHALIGAALVIGAVVADIVGDARKREKT
- a CDS encoding NAD(P)-dependent oxidoreductase; the protein is MPRVAFIGLGRMGHGMAGRYLDAGFTVTLWNRSKAKADDLIARGAHWATSPEDAAIDADAVVTMVADDDASRAVWLGPKGAAKTAKAGTIAIECSTVSYDHACEMGRELNARSLIYLDCPVTGLPDAAAAGKLTLLVGANAADLDRARPYLDPIGSTIRHFGPVGAGTVYKLINNLMGAIQIAGLAEGLAIAEQAGLDMNLVLESIQAGVAASPQVQRHSKRMVARDFSGATFTAALRHKDAAYAVKLAESLLADKPLVSRAAVESYAQAKAAMPDDDEGRMIELVSRPKKPS